A single genomic interval of Bradyrhizobium japonicum USDA 6 harbors:
- a CDS encoding electron transfer flavoprotein subunit beta/FixA family protein has protein sequence MKVLVPVKRVVDYNVKVRVKGDGSGVELANVKMSMNPFDEIAVEEALRLKEGGKATEVVVVSIGPAQASETIRTGLAMGADRGILVKVEGTVEPLAVAKILKKVAEEEQPGLIILGKQAIDDDSNQTGQMLAALLGWSQATFASKLEVEGSDFKVTREVDGGLQTVKLKGPAIVTTDLRLNEPRYASLPNIMKAKKKPIAEKAVADYGVDVAARLEVLKTTEPAGRKAGVKVKDVAELVSKLKNEAGVL, from the coding sequence ATGAAGGTCTTGGTGCCGGTAAAGCGGGTGGTTGATTACAACGTCAAGGTCCGCGTCAAGGGCGATGGATCGGGCGTTGAACTCGCCAACGTGAAGATGTCGATGAACCCGTTCGACGAAATCGCGGTCGAGGAAGCGTTGCGCCTGAAGGAAGGCGGCAAGGCCACCGAGGTCGTCGTGGTTTCCATTGGACCGGCGCAGGCCTCGGAGACGATCCGCACCGGTCTCGCCATGGGCGCCGATCGCGGCATCCTGGTGAAGGTCGAGGGCACCGTCGAGCCGCTCGCGGTCGCCAAGATCCTGAAGAAGGTTGCGGAAGAAGAGCAGCCCGGCCTGATCATCCTCGGCAAGCAGGCGATCGACGACGACAGCAACCAGACCGGTCAGATGCTGGCCGCGCTGCTCGGCTGGTCGCAGGCGACGTTTGCTTCGAAGCTCGAGGTCGAAGGCTCTGACTTCAAGGTCACCCGCGAAGTCGACGGCGGTCTGCAGACCGTCAAGCTGAAGGGACCGGCGATCGTCACCACGGATCTCCGTCTCAACGAGCCGCGCTACGCCTCGCTGCCCAACATCATGAAGGCCAAGAAGAAGCCGATCGCGGAGAAGGCCGTCGCCGATTACGGCGTCGACGTCGCCGCGCGTCTCGAGGTTCTCAAGACGACGGAGCCGGCGGGCCGCAAGGCGGGCGTCAAGGTCAAGGACGTCGCCGAGCTGGTGTCGAAACTCAAGAACGAAGCCGGGGTGCTCTGA
- a CDS encoding 3-hydroxybutyryl-CoA dehydrogenase → MAAVIKKVGVIGAGQMGNGIAHVAALAGFDVVLNDVSADRLKSGMATINGNLARQVSKKAVSEDDKTKAMARIKLAEKLDDLADCDLVIETAVEKEEVKRKIFHELCAVLKPEAIVASDTSSISITRLAAATDRPERFIGIHFMNPVPLMELVELIRGIATDDQTFEASKEFVGKLGKQVAVSEDFPAFIVNRILLPMINEAIYTLYEGVGNVEAIDAAMKLGAHHPMGPLELADFIGLDTCLSIMQVLHEGLADSKYRPCPLLVKYVEAGWLGRKTQRGFYDYRGAKPVPTR, encoded by the coding sequence ATGGCGGCAGTGATCAAGAAGGTCGGCGTGATCGGCGCGGGTCAGATGGGCAATGGCATCGCGCATGTCGCGGCGCTGGCCGGTTTCGACGTGGTGCTCAACGACGTCTCGGCCGACCGGCTCAAGTCGGGCATGGCCACCATCAATGGCAATCTGGCGCGCCAGGTCTCCAAGAAGGCCGTCAGCGAGGACGACAAGACCAAGGCGATGGCCCGCATCAAGCTCGCCGAGAAGCTCGACGACCTCGCCGATTGCGACCTCGTGATCGAGACCGCGGTCGAGAAGGAAGAGGTCAAGCGCAAGATCTTCCACGAACTCTGCGCGGTGCTGAAGCCGGAGGCGATCGTCGCCTCCGATACCTCCTCGATCTCGATCACGCGGCTTGCCGCGGCCACCGACCGGCCCGAGCGCTTCATCGGCATTCACTTCATGAATCCGGTGCCGCTGATGGAGCTGGTCGAGCTGATCCGCGGCATCGCCACCGACGACCAGACCTTCGAGGCCTCCAAGGAATTCGTCGGCAAGCTCGGCAAGCAGGTCGCGGTCTCCGAGGATTTCCCGGCCTTCATCGTCAACCGCATCCTGCTGCCGATGATCAACGAGGCGATCTACACGCTGTATGAAGGCGTCGGCAATGTCGAGGCTATCGACGCGGCGATGAAGCTTGGCGCGCATCATCCGATGGGCCCGCTCGAGCTCGCCGATTTCATCGGCCTCGACACCTGCCTGTCGATCATGCAGGTGCTGCACGAGGGCCTCGCCGACTCCAAATATCGCCCGTGCCCGCTGCTGGTGAAATACGTCGAGGCCGGCTGGCTCGGCCGCAAGACCCAGCGCGGCTTCTACGACTACCGCGGCGCCAAGCCGGTTCCGACGCGCTGA
- the argH gene encoding argininosuccinate lyase: protein MSNKMWGGRFSERPDEIMEEINVSIDVDRHLFAQDIAASKAHAAMLAAQGIITGSDAKNIGKGLDTILSEIGKGGFAFKRALEDIHMNVESRLSELIGPAAGRLHTARSRNDQVATDFRLYVRDIIDETDAALAAFQAALVNRALEHAATVMPGFTHLQTAQPVTFGHHLLAYVEMAARDRGRFQDARKRLNESPLGAAALAGTSFPIDRHATAKALGFDRPMANSLDAVSDRDFVLETLSAASICAVHMSRFAEEIVIWTSPLVGLIRLSDKFTTGSSIMPQKRNPDAAELVRAKTGRVIGALNGLLIVMKGLPLAYQKDMQEDKQGAMEGFAALSLAIRAMTGMVRDLVPDEAKMKAAAGDGYATATDLADWLVRTLKMPFRDAHHVTGRIVAKAAEGGVALHELPLKEMQAIEPKITKDVLGALSVESSVKSRTSFGGTAPKNVASQAKAWAKRLEKERKLG from the coding sequence ATGAGCAACAAGATGTGGGGCGGCCGGTTCTCGGAGCGTCCCGATGAGATCATGGAAGAGATCAACGTCTCCATCGACGTCGATCGTCACCTCTTCGCCCAGGACATTGCCGCATCCAAGGCGCACGCCGCGATGCTTGCCGCGCAGGGCATCATCACGGGCTCTGATGCGAAAAATATCGGCAAGGGTCTAGACACGATTTTGTCAGAGATCGGCAAGGGCGGCTTCGCGTTCAAGCGCGCGCTCGAAGATATCCATATGAACGTCGAGAGCCGCCTGTCCGAGCTGATCGGCCCCGCCGCCGGCCGGCTGCACACCGCGCGCTCGCGCAACGACCAGGTTGCGACCGATTTCCGTCTCTATGTCCGTGACATCATCGACGAGACCGATGCCGCGCTCGCCGCGTTCCAGGCCGCGCTCGTCAATCGCGCGCTCGAACATGCCGCGACCGTCATGCCCGGCTTCACGCATCTGCAGACCGCGCAGCCCGTGACCTTCGGCCATCATCTGCTCGCCTATGTCGAGATGGCGGCGCGCGACCGCGGCCGTTTCCAGGACGCCCGCAAGCGGCTCAATGAATCGCCGCTCGGCGCCGCCGCGCTCGCCGGCACCTCGTTCCCGATCGACCGCCACGCCACCGCGAAGGCGCTCGGTTTCGACCGCCCGATGGCGAACTCGCTCGATGCGGTCTCCGATCGCGACTTCGTGCTGGAGACGCTGTCGGCGGCCTCGATCTGCGCCGTGCACATGTCGCGCTTTGCCGAGGAGATCGTGATCTGGACCTCGCCGCTGGTCGGTCTCATCCGCCTCAGCGACAAGTTTACCACGGGATCCTCGATCATGCCGCAGAAGCGCAATCCGGATGCTGCCGAGCTCGTGCGCGCCAAGACCGGCCGCGTCATCGGCGCGCTCAATGGCCTCCTGATCGTGATGAAGGGCCTGCCGCTCGCCTATCAAAAGGACATGCAGGAGGACAAGCAGGGTGCGATGGAGGGCTTTGCTGCCCTGTCGCTCGCGATCCGCGCCATGACCGGCATGGTCCGCGATCTCGTGCCCGACGAAGCGAAGATGAAGGCGGCGGCGGGCGACGGCTATGCCACCGCGACCGACCTTGCCGACTGGCTGGTGCGGACGCTGAAGATGCCGTTCCGCGACGCCCACCACGTCACCGGCCGTATCGTGGCGAAGGCCGCCGAGGGCGGCGTGGCGCTGCACGAGCTGCCGCTGAAGGAGATGCAGGCGATCGAGCCCAAGATCACCAAGGATGTGCTCGGCGCGCTCTCGGTCGAATCGTCGGTGAAGAGCCGGACCAGCTTCGGCGGCACCGCGCCGAAGAACGTGGCGTCGCAGGCCAAGGCCTGGGCGAAGCGGCTGGAAAAAGAGCGAAAATTGGGCTGA
- a CDS encoding electron transfer flavoprotein subunit alpha/FixB family protein, translating into MTTLLIAEHDNASLKDATNKALTAAAALGADVDVLVAGQNAKAAADAAAKLAGVKKVLLAEGETYAHDLAEPLAALIVSLASGYDAIVAPATSRFKNVMPRVAALLDVMQVSEITKVVAPDTYERPIYAGNAIQTVKSKDAKKVITVRTSTFAAAGEGGSAAVENVAAVADPGLSSFVGEEVAKSDRPELTSAKIIVSGGRAMQSRENFAKYIEPLADKLGAGVGASRAAVDAGYAPNDWQVGQTGKVVAPELYVAVGISGAIQHLAGMKDSKVIVAINKDEDAPIFQVADYGLVADLYQAVPELTDALAKLGK; encoded by the coding sequence ATGACGACGCTTCTGATTGCCGAACACGACAATGCGTCGCTGAAGGACGCGACCAACAAGGCCCTGACCGCGGCTGCCGCGCTCGGCGCGGATGTCGACGTGCTGGTGGCCGGCCAGAACGCCAAGGCTGCGGCGGATGCCGCCGCCAAGCTTGCCGGCGTGAAGAAGGTGCTGCTGGCCGAGGGCGAGACTTACGCCCACGATCTCGCCGAGCCGCTGGCCGCGCTGATCGTCTCGCTGGCTTCCGGCTATGACGCGATCGTCGCGCCCGCGACCTCGCGCTTCAAGAACGTGATGCCGCGGGTCGCGGCCCTGCTCGACGTCATGCAGGTCTCCGAGATCACCAAGGTGGTCGCCCCCGACACCTATGAGCGCCCGATCTATGCCGGCAACGCCATCCAGACGGTGAAGTCGAAGGACGCGAAGAAGGTCATCACGGTGCGCACCTCGACCTTTGCTGCGGCGGGTGAAGGCGGCAGCGCCGCCGTCGAGAACGTCGCCGCAGTGGCAGATCCGGGCCTGTCGTCCTTCGTCGGCGAGGAAGTCGCCAAGAGCGACCGCCCCGAGCTGACCTCGGCCAAGATCATCGTCTCCGGTGGCCGTGCCATGCAGAGCCGCGAGAACTTCGCCAAGTACATCGAGCCGCTCGCCGACAAGCTCGGTGCCGGCGTTGGTGCCTCGCGCGCGGCGGTGGATGCCGGCTATGCGCCGAACGACTGGCAGGTCGGCCAGACCGGCAAGGTGGTGGCCCCCGAGCTCTATGTCGCGGTGGGCATTTCCGGCGCGATCCAGCATCTGGCCGGCATGAAGGACTCCAAGGTGATCGTCGCGATCAACAAGGACGAGGACGCGCCGATCTTCCAGGTCGCCGATTACGGCCTGGTCGCCGACCTCTACCAGGCGGTTCCTGAGCTCACCGACGCGCTCGCCAAGCTCGGCAAGTAA
- the tlpA gene encoding thiol:disulfide interchange protein TlpA — protein MLDKTPSATRRIPLVIATVAIGGLAGFAALYGLGLNRAPSGDPACRAAVATAQKIAPLAHGELAALTMASAPLKLPDLVFEDADGKPKKLSDFRGKTLLVNLWATWCVPCRKEMPALDELQGKLSGPNFEVVAINIDTRDAEKPKTFLKEANLTRLGYFNDQKAKVFQDLKAIGRALGMPTSVLVDPQGCEIATIAGPAEWASEDALKLIRAATGKAAASL, from the coding sequence ATGCTCGACAAGACGCCCTCCGCCACGCGCCGAATCCCCCTCGTCATCGCCACCGTGGCGATCGGAGGGCTGGCCGGCTTCGCCGCGCTGTACGGGCTGGGCCTGAACCGGGCGCCCTCAGGCGACCCGGCCTGTCGGGCCGCGGTGGCAACGGCGCAGAAAATCGCTCCCCTGGCCCATGGCGAACTGGCCGCCCTGACCATGGCGAGCGCGCCGCTAAAACTGCCCGACCTGGTCTTCGAGGACGCCGACGGCAAGCCGAAGAAGCTGTCCGATTTCCGCGGCAAGACGCTGCTGGTCAACCTCTGGGCCACCTGGTGCGTGCCCTGCCGCAAGGAAATGCCGGCGCTGGACGAGCTCCAGGGCAAGCTTTCGGGCCCGAATTTCGAGGTGGTGGCGATCAACATCGACACCCGCGACGCCGAGAAGCCCAAGACGTTCCTGAAAGAGGCCAATCTGACCCGGCTCGGCTATTTCAACGATCAGAAAGCCAAGGTTTTCCAGGATCTTAAAGCCATAGGTCGGGCTCTGGGCATGCCGACCTCGGTGCTGGTCGACCCGCAGGGCTGCGAGATCGCGACGATCGCGGGGCCGGCGGAATGGGCGAGCGAAGACGCGCTCAAGCTGATCCGGGCTGCGACCGGCAAGGCCGCCGCGTCGCTCTAG
- a CDS encoding cob(I)yrinic acid a,c-diamide adenosyltransferase: MVTLNRIYTKTGDDGTTALGTGERRPKYDLRIEAYGTVDETNAAIGVVRLHTHDMPEFDAMLGRIQNDLFDLGADLAVPEREGKAERLRVVASQVERLERDIDALNDKLAPLTSFVLPGGTPAAAYLHVARTICRRAERVMVELAARPGEPVGAAGIQYMNRLSDFLFVASRAANHNGAGDVLWVPGQNR; this comes from the coding sequence CTATACGAAGACCGGTGACGACGGCACGACAGCGCTCGGAACTGGCGAACGCCGTCCGAAATACGATCTGCGCATCGAAGCCTATGGCACCGTGGACGAGACCAATGCCGCGATCGGCGTTGTCAGGCTCCACACCCATGACATGCCCGAGTTCGACGCGATGCTCGGCCGCATCCAGAACGATCTGTTCGACCTCGGCGCAGACCTCGCAGTGCCCGAGCGTGAAGGCAAGGCCGAGCGGCTGCGGGTGGTGGCAAGCCAGGTCGAGCGGCTCGAGCGCGACATCGACGCGCTCAACGACAAGCTGGCGCCGCTCACCTCCTTCGTGCTGCCGGGTGGCACGCCGGCCGCCGCCTACCTCCACGTTGCCCGTACGATTTGCCGCAGGGCGGAACGCGTGATGGTGGAACTGGCGGCCCGTCCCGGCGAGCCCGTGGGCGCTGCTGGCATCCAGTATATGAACCGCCTGTCGGACTTCCTGTTCGTCGCCAGCCGTGCCGCCAACCACAACGGCGCCGGCGACGTGCTCTGGGTTCCGGGCCAGAATCGCTGA